The following are from one region of the Streptomyces decoyicus genome:
- a CDS encoding serine hydrolase domain-containing protein, producing the protein MTNLHDILTTHISDGPVPGAVTLVAHGDRAEVQAVGSADVDGTSPMARDSIFRIASLTKPVVAAAVMMLVEDGRITLDDPVGKWLPELASPTVVRSPDGPVDEVVPAVRPITVLDLLTSRAGYGFPSDFSLPAVGRLFSDLKQGPPQPQLVPAPDAWMAALSRIPLLHQPGDGWLYNTSSDIQGVLIARVSGRPLPEFLAERLFEPLGMGDTGFEVPAGKLNRFTGYYRLDQAGGVELVDAPEGQWSSRPAFPSGAGGLVSTVDDWHAFARMLLADGTVDGRRLLSPTSVRQMTTDQLTPAQRDAGRVFLEGQGWGFGGSVDVEAIEPWNVPGRYGWIGGTGTAAHLTPSTGAVTILLTQLELTGPTPPALMREFWRYAAED; encoded by the coding sequence ATGACCAACCTGCACGACATCCTCACGACGCATATCAGCGACGGGCCGGTGCCCGGCGCGGTGACCTTGGTGGCTCACGGCGACCGGGCCGAGGTGCAGGCCGTCGGGTCGGCCGACGTCGACGGCACCTCCCCGATGGCCCGGGATTCGATCTTCCGGATCGCTTCGCTCACCAAACCCGTCGTCGCCGCGGCGGTCATGATGCTGGTCGAGGACGGCCGGATCACACTGGACGACCCGGTCGGGAAGTGGCTGCCGGAATTGGCGTCACCGACTGTCGTCCGCTCACCGGACGGTCCGGTCGACGAAGTGGTCCCGGCCGTCAGACCGATCACCGTGCTCGATCTGCTCACTTCTCGCGCCGGATACGGCTTCCCCTCGGACTTCTCGCTGCCGGCGGTCGGACGGTTGTTCAGCGATCTCAAACAAGGCCCGCCGCAACCGCAGCTCGTCCCGGCGCCGGACGCATGGATGGCGGCGCTGTCCCGCATTCCGCTGCTGCACCAGCCGGGCGACGGCTGGCTGTACAACACCTCCTCGGACATCCAGGGGGTGCTGATCGCCCGGGTCTCCGGCCGGCCGTTGCCCGAGTTCCTGGCGGAGCGGCTGTTCGAGCCGCTGGGCATGGGCGACACCGGATTCGAGGTCCCGGCCGGCAAGCTCAACCGGTTCACCGGCTACTACCGGCTCGATCAGGCGGGCGGGGTCGAACTGGTCGACGCCCCCGAGGGGCAGTGGAGCAGCCGACCGGCGTTCCCGTCCGGCGCCGGCGGGCTGGTCTCGACCGTCGACGACTGGCACGCCTTCGCCCGGATGCTGCTCGCCGACGGGACCGTCGACGGCCGCCGGCTGCTGTCACCGACATCGGTACGGCAGATGACCACCGATCAGCTGACCCCTGCCCAGCGCGACGCGGGCAGGGTGTTCCTGGAGGGCCAGGGCTGGGGCTTCGGTGGCTCGGTGGACGTCGAGGCCATCGAGCCCTGGAACGTGCCGGGACGCTACGGCTGGATCGGCGGCACCGGAACCGCAGCGCACCTCACCCCGTCCACCGGCGCGGTCACCATCCTGCTCACCCAGCTGGAACTGACCGGACCGACCCCGCCCGCGCTGATGCGGGAATTCTGGCGGTACGCGGCGGAGGACTGA
- a CDS encoding FAD-dependent oxidoreductase, which produces MSTTTPRIAIVGAGLGGLVCARVLEQHGVPVTVFEHESGPDSRSQGGTLDIHEDTGQFALRAAGLFDQFLALSRPESQEWRLYDRHATLIRHDQADEDDLSRPEIDRGQLRTLLLDSLAPGTVRWGHSVGAVTPLSHGIARLHHHDDTVEDFDLVIGADGAWSRVRPALSDAQPAYSGVTLVEAHFDDVDHRHPGIAHLVGRGTMSAKAGRRGLVLQRNSNGHVRAYINFRGPQDWHSGLDLADTEAVRARLLAQYQGWDEGLLAILRDNEGGFINRPMFVLPAPHTWRRVPGITLLGDAAHLMPPIGVGANLALLDGAELARAVVDHPTLDEALDAYESVMLPRADDNAKTAQQMLATLMPDTDADADHAVFPDPIWPAKDLLDSGPAHTS; this is translated from the coding sequence ATGTCCACCACCACTCCTCGCATCGCGATCGTCGGCGCCGGCCTGGGCGGCCTCGTCTGCGCGCGCGTCCTGGAGCAGCACGGCGTGCCGGTTACGGTCTTCGAGCACGAGTCCGGCCCCGACTCCCGCTCGCAGGGCGGCACCCTCGACATCCACGAAGACACCGGCCAGTTCGCCCTGCGCGCAGCCGGACTGTTCGACCAGTTCCTCGCCCTGTCCCGGCCCGAGAGCCAGGAGTGGCGCCTCTACGATCGCCACGCGACCCTGATACGCCACGACCAGGCCGACGAGGACGATCTGAGCAGGCCCGAGATCGACCGCGGCCAGCTGCGCACCCTGCTGCTGGACTCCCTCGCCCCCGGCACGGTCCGCTGGGGCCACTCCGTAGGGGCTGTCACCCCGCTGTCCCACGGCATCGCCCGCCTGCACCACCATGACGACACCGTGGAGGACTTCGACCTGGTCATCGGCGCCGACGGCGCCTGGTCCCGGGTACGCCCCGCGCTCTCCGACGCCCAACCCGCCTACTCCGGTGTCACGTTGGTGGAAGCCCACTTCGATGACGTCGACCACCGTCATCCGGGCATCGCCCACCTGGTCGGTCGCGGCACCATGTCGGCCAAGGCGGGCCGCCGCGGCCTGGTGCTCCAGCGCAACAGCAACGGACATGTCCGCGCCTACATCAACTTCCGCGGCCCCCAGGACTGGCACTCCGGCCTCGACCTCGCCGACACCGAAGCCGTGCGCGCCCGTCTCCTCGCCCAGTACCAGGGCTGGGACGAGGGCCTGCTGGCCATCCTGCGCGACAACGAGGGCGGTTTCATCAACCGGCCCATGTTCGTCCTTCCCGCTCCCCACACGTGGCGGCGTGTCCCCGGCATCACCCTGCTCGGCGACGCCGCCCACCTGATGCCGCCCATCGGCGTCGGTGCCAACCTCGCCCTGCTCGACGGTGCCGAACTCGCCCGAGCCGTCGTCGACCACCCCACGCTCGACGAGGCCCTCGACGCCTACGAAAGCGTCATGCTCCCCCGTGCCGACGACAACGCCAAGACGGCCCAGCAGATGCTCGCCACCCTCATGCCCGACACCGACGCCGACGCCGACCACGCCGTCTTCCCCGACCCCATCTGGCCGGCCAAGGACCTCCTTGACTCGGGCCCCGCTCACACCAGTTGA
- a CDS encoding TetR/AcrR family transcriptional regulator, whose product MAETTTGRRERKKAQTRQALADAALRLFSERGFDDVGVREVAEAADVSLSTLFKHFPSKEALVFDLDADVESALVAAVRDRAPGQPVLHALRDHMVHTRTVVRTDDPTFVLVESTPALRDYARRMWSRHEKTLAATLAEATGLAPDAPAVTGLARFALEAPGIARASEDPARTMRDLFALLEHGWATTPLARQEGHPGQGG is encoded by the coding sequence ATGGCGGAGACGACGACAGGGCGCCGCGAGCGCAAGAAGGCCCAGACCAGGCAGGCCCTGGCGGATGCCGCACTGCGGCTGTTCAGCGAACGCGGCTTCGACGACGTCGGTGTGCGCGAGGTGGCGGAGGCGGCCGATGTCTCGCTGAGCACGCTCTTCAAGCACTTCCCCAGTAAGGAAGCCCTCGTCTTCGACCTGGACGCGGACGTGGAGAGCGCCTTGGTCGCCGCCGTTCGCGACCGAGCCCCCGGTCAGCCCGTGCTGCACGCCCTGCGCGACCACATGGTGCACACCCGAACCGTCGTGCGGACCGACGACCCCACTTTCGTCCTCGTCGAATCCACCCCCGCGCTGCGGGACTACGCCCGGCGCATGTGGTCGCGCCACGAGAAGACCCTGGCCGCCACCCTCGCCGAGGCCACCGGGCTTGCCCCGGACGCCCCCGCCGTCACCGGCCTGGCACGCTTCGCCCTGGAAGCCCCCGGCATCGCCCGCGCAAGCGAAGACCCGGCCCGGACCATGCGCGATCTGTTCGCCCTGCTGGAACACGGCTGGGCCACCACCCCCCTGGCGCGGCAGGAAGGCCACCCCGGCCAGGGCGGGTGA